One segment of Thermodesulfovibrio sp. 3907-1M DNA contains the following:
- the rpmA gene encoding 50S ribosomal protein L27: MAHKKGVGSSRNGRDSQAKRLGVKRFGGQFVKAGNILVRQRGTKFHPGANVGVGSDYTLFALIDGVVKFERKDRQRLKVSVYPVTEPAQ, translated from the coding sequence ATGGCACATAAAAAAGGTGTTGGAAGCTCAAGAAATGGAAGAGATAGTCAGGCTAAAAGACTTGGTGTAAAAAGATTTGGTGGCCAGTTTGTAAAAGCTGGAAATATCCTCGTTCGTCAAAGAGGAACGAAGTTTCATCCCGGAGCTAATGTAGGTGTAGGCTCTGATTATACTCTTTTTGCATTGATTGATGGAGTTGTTAAATTTGAAAGAAAAGACAGGCAAAGACTGAAAGTAAGCGTTTATCCTGTCACAGAACCTGCCCAATAA
- the rplU gene encoding 50S ribosomal protein L21 has protein sequence MYAIIETGGKQFKVKVGDVLKIEKLNVEPGNEVMFDRVLLFQGNEGVKIGSPYIEGLKVKAQVIETAKDKKVLVYRPPSKKAVHRLKGHRQWYTKVRIKEIIGG, from the coding sequence GGAAACAGTTTAAGGTTAAAGTGGGAGATGTATTAAAAATTGAAAAACTTAATGTTGAACCAGGAAATGAAGTAATGTTTGACAGGGTGTTACTTTTTCAGGGTAATGAAGGAGTTAAAATAGGCTCTCCCTACATTGAAGGACTGAAAGTAAAAGCTCAGGTGATCGAAACTGCAAAGGATAAAAAGGTCCTCGTTTACAGACCTCCATCAAAAAAGGCTGTTCATAGACTTAAAGGTCACAGACAATGGTATACTAAAGTAAGGATAAAAGAAATCATAGGAGGATAA